Proteins from a single region of Butyricimonas faecalis:
- a CDS encoding recombinase family protein: MEIIGYARVSTREQNLDLQLDALKEAGCKLIFEEKVSGVKDRPELDKALAYLREGDTFVIWKLDRLGRSLKDLVYIVDCLQKRKIAFKSIVDGIDTNSALGRCQFGIFASLAEYEREIIVERTRAGLQAAKERGKLTGRPIGLSEDAKRKAIAAKRLYENRDYSIDEICRILHIGSKATLYRYLRYEKVRLMNRRNK, encoded by the coding sequence ATGGAGATAATAGGCTACGCTCGTGTTTCAACGAGGGAACAGAATTTAGATTTGCAGCTAGATGCTTTAAAAGAAGCCGGATGCAAACTTATATTTGAGGAAAAAGTATCAGGAGTAAAGGATAGACCCGAATTAGATAAAGCCCTTGCATATTTGCGAGAAGGTGATACTTTTGTTATCTGGAAGCTAGATAGATTAGGACGTTCTTTGAAAGATTTAGTTTATATAGTTGATTGTTTGCAGAAAAGAAAAATTGCATTCAAAAGCATAGTTGATGGTATTGATACTAATAGTGCTTTAGGAAGATGTCAATTTGGAATTTTTGCTTCATTGGCTGAATATGAACGTGAAATAATAGTAGAACGAACTAGGGCTGGATTACAAGCTGCAAAAGAACGAGGGAAACTTACGGGACGACCTATAGGGTTATCGGAAGATGCAAAGAGAAAAGCTATAGCAGCAAAGCGTTTATATGAAAATCGGGATTATTCTATAGATGAAATATGTAGAATTTTACACATTGGAAGTAAGGCTACTTTGTATAGGTATTTACGTTATGAAAAAGTAAGATTGATGAATAGAAGAAATAAATAG